The Corynebacterium comes genome window below encodes:
- the topA gene encoding type I DNA topoisomerase, translated as MAEAKGSGKKTLVIVESSTKAKKIQPYLGDDYIVEASVGHIRDLPRGAADVPLKYKKEPWARLGVDTENGFAPLYVVSPDKKKKVADLKAKLKLCDELLLATDPDREGEAIAWHLLEVLSPTVPVRRMVFNEITKPAILAAAENTRELDVNLVDAQETRRILDRLYGYEVSPVLWKKVMPRLSAGRVQSVATRVIVERERERMAFVSADYWDLSADLDTGNEAEDPANPRNFQAKLATIDGRRVAQGRDFDDRGQLKGEAVVVGKQQAEALAEALRDADMHVSGVEEKPYTRRPYAPFMTSTLQQESGRKLHYTSDRTMRIAQRLYENGHITYMRTDSTSLSDQGMQAARQQAKELYGDAFITDAPRRYDRKSKNSQEAHEAIRPAGERFSTPGELHGQLDAEEFKLYELIWQRTVASQMSDARGTSLKVTIAGTASTGEQTEFSATGRTITFPGFLRAYVETTLNAEGRDVADNAEKRLPNLSVGDQLTATQISADGHSTNPPARYTEASLVKKMEELGIGRPSTYASIIKTIQDRGYVVPRGNALVPSWVAFAVVGLLENNFGPLVDYDFTSSMEDELDNIAAGEEDRTEWLTGFYFGDAEADDSTAESIARHGGLKALVGKNLEHIDARSVNSLHLFDDESGRPIFVRVGRYGPYIERKVGESAEGEPEYQRANLPETTTPDELNLELTEKLFATPQGGRELGTNPANGRVIVAKEGRYGPYVTEIVREDERVTAEAAAEEVVARERAEEDAQRAAEGKRAKNWETKTAAAQKEKRIAALVEDNLKPGTASLFSTMEPASVTLEDAIRLLSLPREVGVDPADGEVITAQNGRYGPYLKKGTDSRSLTSEDQIFSVTLDEARRIYAEPKRRGRTAAQPPLKTLGDNDVSGKPMTVKDGRFGPYVTDGTTNASLRKGDSPETITDARANELLSERRAKEAADGGAPAKKAPAKKAPAKKAPAKKTTRKAPSPGTKRVVKAGTRKK; from the coding sequence GTGGCAGAAGCGAAGGGATCAGGGAAAAAGACCCTGGTCATTGTGGAGTCGTCGACCAAGGCGAAGAAGATTCAGCCTTATCTGGGCGATGACTACATTGTCGAGGCCTCGGTCGGACACATCCGCGACCTTCCCCGCGGTGCCGCCGACGTGCCGTTGAAATACAAGAAGGAACCCTGGGCACGTCTCGGCGTGGACACGGAGAACGGTTTCGCCCCGCTGTATGTGGTCAGCCCCGACAAGAAGAAGAAGGTCGCGGACCTCAAGGCGAAGCTGAAGCTCTGCGACGAGCTCCTGCTGGCCACTGACCCCGACCGCGAGGGCGAGGCCATCGCGTGGCACCTGCTCGAGGTGCTCAGTCCGACGGTGCCGGTGCGCCGCATGGTGTTCAACGAGATCACCAAGCCGGCGATCCTCGCTGCCGCGGAGAACACCCGTGAGTTGGACGTGAACCTCGTGGACGCGCAGGAAACCCGCCGGATCCTTGATCGTCTCTACGGCTACGAAGTGTCCCCCGTGCTGTGGAAGAAGGTCATGCCGCGGCTGTCCGCCGGCCGCGTGCAGTCGGTGGCCACCCGCGTCATCGTCGAACGTGAGCGTGAGCGCATGGCGTTCGTCTCCGCCGACTACTGGGATCTGAGCGCTGACCTGGATACCGGCAACGAGGCGGAGGACCCTGCGAATCCGCGGAACTTCCAGGCGAAGCTGGCGACCATTGACGGGCGACGCGTCGCCCAGGGACGTGACTTCGATGACCGTGGACAGCTCAAGGGGGAGGCGGTGGTCGTCGGCAAGCAGCAGGCCGAGGCCCTCGCCGAGGCTCTCCGGGACGCGGACATGCACGTTTCGGGTGTGGAGGAGAAGCCCTACACGCGTCGTCCGTACGCACCGTTCATGACGTCGACCCTGCAGCAGGAGTCGGGCCGGAAGCTGCACTACACCTCGGACCGCACGATGCGGATCGCGCAGCGGCTGTACGAGAACGGCCACATCACCTACATGCGTACCGACTCGACCTCCTTGTCCGACCAGGGCATGCAGGCCGCACGTCAGCAGGCGAAGGAACTCTACGGTGACGCCTTCATCACCGACGCCCCGCGCAGGTACGACCGTAAGTCGAAGAACTCGCAGGAGGCGCACGAGGCGATCCGTCCCGCCGGCGAGCGTTTCTCCACCCCCGGTGAGCTGCACGGACAGCTCGACGCCGAGGAGTTCAAGCTCTACGAGCTGATCTGGCAGCGTACCGTCGCCTCACAGATGTCGGATGCGAGGGGCACCTCCCTGAAGGTGACCATCGCCGGCACCGCCAGCACCGGCGAGCAAACCGAGTTCTCCGCCACCGGCCGCACGATCACCTTCCCGGGTTTCCTGCGTGCCTACGTGGAGACGACCCTGAACGCGGAGGGCCGCGACGTCGCGGACAACGCAGAGAAGCGCCTGCCGAACCTCTCGGTGGGCGACCAGCTCACCGCCACCCAGATCAGCGCTGACGGTCACTCCACCAACCCGCCGGCCCGCTACACCGAGGCCAGCCTGGTCAAGAAGATGGAGGAGCTCGGTATCGGGCGTCCCTCGACGTACGCGTCGATCATCAAGACCATCCAGGACCGGGGCTACGTCGTCCCCCGTGGCAACGCCCTCGTGCCCAGCTGGGTCGCGTTCGCGGTGGTGGGCCTCCTGGAGAACAACTTCGGCCCGTTGGTCGACTACGACTTCACCTCCTCCATGGAGGACGAACTGGATAACATCGCCGCAGGTGAAGAGGACCGCACGGAGTGGCTCACCGGCTTCTACTTCGGCGACGCCGAGGCGGACGACAGCACCGCCGAGTCCATCGCCCGCCACGGCGGCCTGAAGGCGCTGGTGGGTAAGAACCTCGAGCACATCGACGCCCGGTCGGTGAACTCGCTGCATCTGTTCGACGACGAGTCCGGTCGTCCCATCTTCGTCCGCGTGGGTCGTTACGGCCCCTACATCGAGCGCAAGGTGGGGGAGTCCGCGGAAGGCGAGCCGGAGTACCAGCGCGCCAACCTGCCGGAGACCACCACCCCGGACGAGTTGAACCTGGAGCTCACCGAGAAGCTCTTCGCCACCCCGCAGGGCGGACGTGAGCTGGGCACCAACCCGGCCAACGGCCGCGTCATCGTGGCCAAGGAGGGCCGCTACGGCCCGTACGTCACCGAGATCGTGCGCGAGGACGAGCGCGTCACCGCCGAGGCCGCCGCCGAGGAGGTCGTGGCCAGGGAGCGTGCCGAGGAGGACGCCCAACGTGCCGCCGAGGGCAAGCGCGCCAAGAACTGGGAAACCAAGACCGCGGCCGCCCAGAAGGAGAAGCGGATCGCCGCCCTGGTGGAGGATAACCTCAAGCCGGGCACCGCCTCCCTCTTCAGCACGATGGAGCCTGCCTCCGTCACGCTCGAGGACGCCATCCGACTGCTCAGTCTCCCGCGTGAGGTGGGCGTCGACCCCGCCGACGGCGAGGTCATCACCGCCCAGAACGGCCGTTACGGGCCGTACCTGAAGAAGGGCACCGACTCCAGGTCCCTGACCAGCGAAGACCAGATCTTCAGCGTCACGCTGGATGAGGCTCGTCGTATCTACGCGGAGCCCAAACGCCGGGGACGGACCGCGGCGCAGCCGCCGTTGAAGACCCTCGGCGACAATGACGTCTCCGGCAAACCGATGACCGTGAAGGACGGCCGTTTCGGCCCTTACGTCACCGACGGCACCACCAACGCCTCGCTGCGTAAGGGTGACAGTCCGGAGACCATCACGGACGCACGCGCCAACGAGCTGCTGTCCGAACGCCGCGCGAAGGAGGCCGCCGACGGCGGAGCGCCGGCAAAGAAGGCACCGGCGAAGAAAGCACCGGCGAAGAAGGCGCCCGCGAAGAAGACCACCCGGAAGGCACCCTCCCCGGGGACCAAGCGAGTGGTCAAGGCCGGCACACGGAAGAAATAG
- a CDS encoding PucR family transcriptional regulator, which yields MDNHRLPGPSEASGRMADARWRELLHRLHNGDGSIVATTVTKLRETVPGYESVPSEALAASARRNIELSIRTILSGGDPSAEDIPEADALAIERMGQGVPLGSVLSGFRTSMIVILRRLIELAPNFDIPSDQVLECSTLLWSLSDAFSSRATAVYRDREIARVVADSARRLEWIGNAVSEAMETSELMWGAAMYDVPTDVPVRALAAPTSPGSGADVELQLLTWADRAGVRILTAVRSSVIVGIVVGEVDTEAEGPEIAVGLGEPELLERLSRSFATASLAVRAADDVGEGGLVNLEKLSWRLGVHTSPETTHMLRRRYLAPLDAAGAFRDDLLESVQAYLDNRMNIPAAARSIPVHVNTLRYRLRRFMELTGADLGEVDTLIELSWVLASVAKADSGPRGR from the coding sequence ATGGACAACCATCGCCTCCCCGGGCCGTCGGAAGCCAGCGGCCGGATGGCAGACGCCCGATGGCGCGAGCTGCTGCACCGACTCCACAACGGGGACGGTTCCATCGTCGCCACGACCGTCACCAAGTTGCGCGAGACCGTCCCCGGTTACGAGTCGGTGCCCAGTGAGGCGCTGGCGGCCTCGGCACGGCGCAACATCGAGCTGAGTATCCGCACCATCCTCAGCGGTGGGGACCCGTCCGCCGAGGACATCCCGGAGGCCGACGCCCTGGCGATCGAGCGCATGGGGCAGGGCGTTCCGCTGGGCAGCGTGCTCAGCGGGTTCCGGACCTCGATGATCGTGATACTGCGCCGCCTCATCGAGCTGGCGCCGAACTTTGACATCCCGTCTGACCAGGTCCTGGAGTGCTCCACACTTCTGTGGTCGTTGAGCGACGCCTTCTCCTCCCGGGCCACGGCCGTCTACCGGGATCGCGAAATCGCCCGGGTCGTCGCGGATTCGGCGCGAAGACTGGAGTGGATCGGCAACGCGGTGTCGGAGGCGATGGAAACGTCGGAGCTGATGTGGGGTGCCGCCATGTACGACGTGCCCACCGACGTCCCGGTGCGCGCGCTGGCGGCTCCCACGTCCCCCGGTTCCGGGGCCGATGTGGAACTTCAGTTGCTCACCTGGGCGGATCGGGCGGGTGTGCGTATCCTCACCGCCGTCCGTTCCAGTGTGATCGTCGGCATCGTCGTCGGCGAGGTTGATACGGAGGCGGAAGGGCCCGAGATCGCCGTTGGTCTGGGGGAGCCTGAGCTGCTGGAGCGGCTGTCGCGTTCCTTCGCCACTGCTTCGTTGGCGGTACGTGCCGCCGATGACGTGGGGGAGGGGGGTCTGGTCAATCTGGAGAAGCTGTCCTGGCGCCTGGGCGTTCACACCAGCCCGGAGACGACCCATATGCTGCGGCGCCGCTACCTCGCACCGCTGGATGCGGCGGGAGCCTTCCGCGATGACCTGCTGGAATCGGTGCAGGCGTACCTGGACAACAGGATGAACATCCCGGCCGCGGCCAGGAGTATCCCTGTCCACGTGAACACGCTGCGCTACCGGCTCCGTCGCTTCATGGAGCTGACTGGTGCCGACCTGGGGGAAGTGGACACCCTCATCGAGCTGTCGTGGGTTCTGGCCTCCGTGGCTAAGGCCGATTCTGGGCCACGCGGCAGGTGA